In Gemmata obscuriglobus, a single genomic region encodes these proteins:
- a CDS encoding glycosyltransferase family 4 protein, with protein MRIAFITAGAAGMYCGSCMRDNALVTALRKLGHDALLIPTYTPIKVDEADASQQKVFFGGVNVYLEQKFWLFRHTPRVLDRLFNFRWLLKFVSRFAVRTKYSELGDITISMLQGAHGHQAKEVAKLVEFLRDEKPDVVLFTNALLSGVIPEVKRQLGVPVLVTLQGDDIFLDELPERDRKRCFELIRENGRSVDGYISTSHYYADHMAAYIGLPRERMHVAHPGINLAGHGGAPDPRGARPLTIGYFARICPEKGFHRAVEAFITLRQRPGAPEVKLKASGWLGANNRAYFDDQLKRLDAAGLRGDFEHVESPGHDDKVRFMRSIDVLCVPTVYREPKGLYVLEAWANGVPVVLPAHGTFPELIEATGGGLLVDPGSVGALADGLSRVLSDHEFRARCGAAGLAALRERFTAEAMAAHTVTLLNQFVRTSAPITA; from the coding sequence ATGCGCATCGCGTTCATCACCGCCGGCGCCGCGGGCATGTACTGCGGCAGTTGCATGCGCGACAACGCACTCGTCACCGCCCTGCGCAAGCTCGGGCACGACGCGCTGCTGATCCCCACCTACACCCCCATCAAAGTTGACGAGGCCGACGCCTCGCAGCAGAAGGTGTTCTTCGGCGGCGTGAACGTCTACCTGGAACAGAAGTTCTGGCTGTTCCGCCACACCCCGCGGGTCCTCGACCGGCTGTTCAACTTCCGCTGGCTGCTCAAGTTCGTCTCCCGGTTCGCGGTGCGCACGAAGTACAGTGAACTCGGCGACATTACCATTTCCATGTTGCAGGGCGCGCACGGGCACCAGGCCAAGGAGGTCGCCAAGCTCGTCGAGTTCCTCCGCGACGAGAAGCCCGACGTGGTGCTGTTCACCAACGCGCTGCTGTCGGGCGTCATCCCCGAGGTGAAGCGCCAACTGGGGGTGCCGGTACTGGTCACCCTCCAGGGGGACGACATCTTCCTCGACGAACTGCCCGAACGCGACCGCAAGCGGTGCTTCGAGCTGATCCGCGAGAACGGCCGGTCGGTGGACGGCTACATCAGCACGAGCCACTACTACGCCGACCACATGGCGGCGTACATCGGGCTGCCGCGGGAGCGCATGCACGTGGCGCACCCCGGGATCAACCTCGCGGGGCACGGCGGCGCCCCGGACCCGCGCGGCGCCCGCCCGCTCACGATCGGCTACTTCGCGCGGATCTGCCCCGAGAAAGGGTTCCACCGCGCCGTGGAAGCGTTCATCACGCTGCGCCAGCGCCCCGGCGCGCCGGAGGTGAAGCTGAAAGCGAGCGGCTGGCTCGGTGCGAACAACCGGGCCTACTTCGACGATCAGCTCAAGCGCCTCGACGCCGCGGGGCTGCGGGGCGACTTCGAGCACGTCGAGAGCCCGGGGCACGACGACAAGGTCCGCTTCATGCGTTCCATTGATGTGCTGTGCGTGCCCACCGTGTACCGCGAGCCGAAGGGGCTGTACGTCCTCGAGGCGTGGGCGAACGGGGTGCCGGTGGTGCTGCCCGCGCACGGGACGTTCCCCGAACTGATCGAGGCGACCGGCGGCGGGCTGCTCGTCGACCCCGGCTCCGTGGGCGCGCTCGCCGACGGCCTGTCGCGGGTGCTGAGCGACCACGAGTTCCGCGCCCGCTGCGGGGCCGCCGGGCTCGCCGCGCTCCGCGAGCGGTTCACCGCCGAGGCGATGGCCGCCCACACCGTCACGCTCCTGAACCAGTTCGTCCGCACCTCTGCTCCGATCACGGCATGA